The Magnolia sinica isolate HGM2019 chromosome 11, MsV1, whole genome shotgun sequence DNA window CGACTGTCAAGTCGCAAACCTAATTAATGCAATTCTATGAATATTTATGTTAGctaagtatttaattaagtctatTCATCCAGCAAGATTGGGGAAGCTGAAATACCTTCATTTAATCAATGCCCTTACCCAAATCACTTGGCCCAGGGCGACCATGGCGGCTCTAAGCTTgcgatccatgatccaaatttaggtatcatccatcTGTCTCACAAATTAATAAATCCAAAGGTAAAGCATGATACCTAAaagtatgaggatcaactcggtatgggtcaTCACCTAAACACTGAGTATGACTACTCAGTTCTGAGGTACGGGCTTATCACATAACTAGATCACCACAAGGAAGGGCTTGTCATCCAATCTCATTCATGTCCGGGTCATTCAAACGGTACTCTTGCACAACCCATTGGtcaggtaatttgacgggggtcatTCGAACAAGGACCTGTCACCTCTTGTGCTCACTAGTTACTATAAGGAGGCTTATCACCTCATCGTAGACCGACAGCACGGACACATTGTTTCATTCCACCATACTAGGCTCTCAAGACTTGGTTACTCACTAGTcattacgggaaggctcgtcaccccagcgtaggccgacagctcggacacagtgtcccattctaccatgtccggctcatgagtcttagtgggatcgaaTCACTAACGGTTATTAATATGTCTCTCAAAGGTATGGGGTGCTTCAGAATCAGGCAGGTGTGACTATATATGGTTAACACACATGAATGGACAACTAGTGAGCCAATTTGCCCCATTCAGGCGAGTTGCAGAACATACGACATTAGAAACGAGCGtctcatgtagtctaactactgccggCTATCCGTACTCCAACTAAATGGGTCAGATTAACCATTGGACAGCCCTATCGATGGGGCTGCTCTACGGGCTTCGGTGTTTGTGGGCCAACCCAACAAGGGGGATTTAAATTTACCTAACAATATAAAGAAGATCATGAATTTCCACTACTAGAAAacagggcaaaggctacggataaaaaccgtaactaaaagtctatggctacggttaaaatccgtagcacgaccgtagccattggtgctgtagccataggtctaaaagctatggctacggatcaaatccgtagccatagatatagtggatacggattaaatccgtagccgttGCTTCTGTAGCACTAAAGTATTTACaactatggattatatctgtagctaaaagttgaacaagaaccgtagcaatagaCTGAAATTAGCAACAGCTATAGTTTTCAGATACAAGACTACGGTTAATAGCCATAGCTAATGAAACTATAGGtacggattagatccgtagcaatattgtcCATAGTTTAAAACTACTTACAGTtacggattttatctgtagctaaaagtagaatgagaaccgtagCAAAAAGCCGAATTCAGCAAGAGCTACGGTTTTCAACaaagggctacggttaatagccgtagctaatgctcactgttaagaaaatatttaattataatcattcattcaattaccacctgcacaatcatttattcattcgattataatcattcattcaataatgaatcaattacaatccttcattcattcaattacaatcattcattcaataatgaatcaattacaattcttcatttaatcaattacaattacaaaagtctagttaaagttttcaaaacaaacttaatcaaactgttacacaacattaagttccacaaataatacaaagtcataACGCAAGAATTGGGAATGACTTTTGCTTGGCTGATGAACAACTACAGCTTGTTCGGTTGTCTGAAAGCATctgcaaagaagaagaactcgGCATTAGCTATAATTTATAGTGGAGTACATCATGAAAAACATATTACACATAAGACAACAAAACAGAACAAATGAACAACAAAACTAAAATACACCATTTCCATTTCTTGGAAGAAGAGGGAAAGTGGGAAACCACCATGCCACATCATGAAAAACTAACGCAAAGAACAAGGCATAACCCAAAGAACCTTAAAAGCTGACTGGATGTAAAACCTGGACCagactggatgaatggactggtTTGTGCTGGAACCAAGCACGGAAACAATTATCTTTGTGATTCACAATACAAAACAAATATAATTctaaatatgaaataaataaaaaagtaaattagAGAACTCTAGGAAAATAGGTACACACCAAATAGATGGGCTGACAGTTGCAATAAATGTTGTTTTTGAATTTCCACCGAGAGCATCTTGTAATCAAATACTTGTATTGAAGAACAATCAATTATAAGCAAATTGGAccataagctcattttatggggAAAATATAGGCTTATATTGTACATCATGAGATATATTGTCTCACATCATCCACAAACTCAAGGGATATATTTACCAGTAAAGTATTTCTATAGAGGTAGCTTTCAGGCATAACAACTTTTgcaagatgtgatggttgatatatgtgggatacaagtaactcaaattaatctAAGAGTTAGCGATTTTGTTATTCCTAGTTGTAGAGCTTCCAAGATCCTATAGTATGAGCATGGCTCAAATATATGACATGTGACTTATAGTTAGGAAGATATATGGGCAGCCTAATTGTAGGAACAACAAACCTACATGCCTTCAATGTTGTTGATACCAACACCAATATCAGCCTCTTGAATCATGCCAAACAGCTCCAATCCAGTGAATATGCACCAGCTGATGCATACTCGATTTAATTCTCATTCTGGGATACATCTAAACATGTcttcaaatacaatacataaatgcaGGTGAGAGTACTAGGATATTAACATAcaatacacaaatgcaagtaAGTAATGGTGGATTTTACTACATTACAAGCACAGAGAAATACCCTATAATGAGAATTTCAAACTTTAGATGTTCCAAAACTCAAAAGTCGGGACTCATACAAACATAAACACAACCTGAGATGTTCTAAGATGGCTTAGGACTTTTTAACATCTGATTTAAGATAGACTATTACTCACAATTTCTGTACCAATGAAAATAAGTGTAGCATAGGGtgcagttggttgcaccaaacatcatgaaattcggtttataccattgaaaactaacctTCCACTTTAATCTTGCCAACTACTTTCTTTGCCGCTCCATATATTCACTCATATCCAATCGTATCATGGCTGCCACCTACAACAATGTcagcaaaaaaatgaaattaactaTATAGTTAAAAGAACCGTTGTAATATAGAACTCTCTCTGGCCATTAAAAaaagaccagatttatttttttaaaaaaaaatccataccgTTTCTGCCTAGATTTTTGCATTTTCCACCACCTGCATAAACATAATAAAGACGAGATCCAGAATGAAGCTCTAGCTAAACCATCAAGAACCCAAATTCCTCAGTTTAAAAATGAGGAATAGAGTCATGGTAATTACAAAGTAGACTGCAACTCAAGCCAACACCTGAAAATCTATAAACCCCTTGATGGGGTCTACTCCAATGGCTTTCAAAACCTAGCCAAATGAACATGAAAACCAAGCCATCAACAAGCTCGTCCGTCCTTCTACACCATACTGAAAACAAAGACCATAGCAGCACAAATTGCAATTCAAAATTCAGTATGGTGTGCTGTATAGAAAGTGGCTAAAAGATAATGACAGTGCACTCGTTGTGTTGTAGTGGATATATCCTCACAAACAACCATGCATACATTAATTTCCAACTATTGAAAGAGAAGTTGGTTTTTCAAACTATCACCAATGAATATTTTCTCCTAACAGTCCCAGCCGTACATGTGTCGCTGGCAAACCTGAAAACACAATTTTATTCTCTTagtaccaaaaagaaaagaaagaaaaaaaaatgcgaaTATCCAGCAAAGGATTATAATCTTGTCAAAACAATAAAACTCAAATCTTTGCTAGTGCGTTTTTATACTCCAATAGCTTAGATAGATGGGAATACAACTAACAACATAAACTCACCTTTGCATCTCCAGATGCCCTAGTCTCTTTTTTAGTACCATTTCTTAGACCACCAGGGAGAGGCTTGTACTCCACCTCTTCATTGCCAGTGCCTGtttcaaaagggaaaaggaattgtaagtctcaaaaaaaaaaaatcctattttcCATAGAATAAAATTCCAAACTCTGCTTACAGCTGGAAATACAGAGTTCTGAAGAGCTCTTTTTGCCTGAATCTCCTATAGTTCggttggaaaaaacaaagatttttagctacaaaacttcaaaatagagaaattcaaGAAAGTAATCTGATCTATGACTTCTCATTTCCCATTGCTGCATACAACCAAAAGAGTAAGaccaatattaaaatcaatataaagaaggCTAAGAAGCTGTCCTCATTGGTAGGCAGATTTGCGGCAATTAAAAAGCTCATAAAGAAGGCTGAGAAGTGTTCTGCATGCTTACTTTGAATAAATGCAACCTGTTCTGGAAGCCATGTGTCGAGTGTAGCAGATCGTACCTACAGCACATAGCCAATACTTTCATTTTTAGACCTAGCAGGGATACAAAGCTAACCAGTAAATAGCTGTGTACAAAAGGGATGTGTACACAACTTACCTTCATAGGCTTTCAATTTTGGAATAGTGATTTGTTTGGGGCTGCAAATTCCTGTAACCATATCAAATTTCAGGATCTTCAACAAACCGCGTAactagcaaaaaataaataaatctcacaGGCCTGCCCCATGTATAAAAACATATTCTCAGGTCTGAGGGCCATAGACACTTCTGTCTAACCtgaaagccatcattagtgacagaTTCGTTTTGTTGCAAATATatataagccatcattagtgacaagTTCTCAATCAGGTAGCTACACATTCCATAGAATTTCAAGTTTATAGGCTATGACAGATTCGTTTACAAACACTGATGCAGAGATTGGTGCcatgtccttttcttttcttttcttttttattttttgccatttTTGGTTACATGAAAAACGGAACCCAGATTCAGATAGCAATGAACTGAACACAACATTATTCATGCAGTGCTCATACTAGGATCATGATATGATGATACCAATGCCTTGAGAATATTACTAATATCCATGGCAATaattacataaaagaaaaaagaaaaaggaaaaacactcattccatgtatatgtatatgtgtgtcatCATCATAGCTGTCTCAGCTATTTCGGGTCAGCTTCTTAAGAATGCTGAGCTGCCCATTTGACACCAACCGTCCAAATTTACCTAGGCTTGGGACCTGTTAGTGTGTGTCACAAAGAACACACacatgaacacacacacacacacagaggaagggagagagagagagagagagagagagagagagagagagagagagagagagagagagatgactctTACGGGAGTTCAAATCTAGCATTTGCATGATCATGAATGTGATATTTACACCAGCCACAGCAAATGGATACTCCCAAGTAGCTCGCTTTCCACTGTGCTTGTTCAATAGCCTCTGAAAAGATATCTAAGACAGTACAAAAGAAACAAGCATTTGTTCAGAAAGATAACTAAGACAGTACAAAAGAAACAAACATTTGTTCAAACAGAAAGATAACTAAGACAGTACAAAAGAAACAAGCATTTTCTAACTTTAAATAGTATCATTTTCATTACGGCCAAGCAGGATACAGGTCCCCTGCAAAGCCCCAAATCTATACTTACATTCTGTTTGATGAAAATAAAGTAtaatggattaatttaaaatgaaacattttatatcaatacaaaaaaaaaaaaaaaaaaaggtcttttAAGGGAAAGATACGAGCATTGCCTCAAACCATGTTGCAATCACTACAGTTGGGACTCAAAGAAAGCATTATGATATGATTGGAGTTCCAGCAAATGTTTGTTGGTTCAACACATAATATGCTTGGCTTCACCAATTTCCCTACACCAATTGTAAGATTTCTGATTTTCTTAAAttaccaaacaaaaaaaaaaaatctgaaaaatatataaatggaaaattaaaagctcatcaatcatccatttcccatcaacatGCACCTATACGGTAATCTCATGTCATGATATTGGTAATTGAGAACACGTATATGGATGCAAATCATGACAGTGTTCAGGGATTCTCGTCTTTCCTTTTTGCTCTCTCAAGGTGGAAAAGCTAAATTAGCAACAAACCTGAATATTAGGTGCAAAGCCACCTTCATCACCAACATTCATTGCATCTTGGCCATATTTTTTCTTAATCATAGCCTGAAGGAGAAGTGGGAATCAAAGTTTGTAGCTGAGACCTAAATGGACAATTTTTGAAGTTGTTAAGCAAAATAAAAGCTTGCCTTCAAATGGTGATATACTTCGACACCCATCTTCATGGCTTCCTTGAAAGTGGATGCCCCAACAGGAAGGATCATAAActcctataaaataaaaataaatgaggaacaACCATGATACCTTCTGCTTGCACCAGCCCCACTCATTAACTGTTCCATCAAGTTGTTGTACCATGAAGTTATCAATGCCAGTTTGCTCGGTTGGGTCCTGTAAAGATAACATAAGCATCAACAGGCTCAACATCAATACTAGAACAACACATTTCAAGAGTGAAATGCTAATTTCTAAATGCAGGCACCAGAAACAGGCTCACCTTCAACAGATTACATGCAGCCTTATAAACATCAGGTGACTGCAAGTGGAAAGTTAAATGCATTGTAACTTCAAGAGAAAGAATAGAGTATGGACAGAAAGAATAGAGAAAGTGTAGTGACTTGagggaagaaaaaaataaaaaaaaataaatgagattTCAAAGAAGCTAAAACACCAAAGAATTCTAAAATACTCAGCTAAAATGCTAGTCAGAAATTGTTCATTATTGTTATCAATGCACAATGAAAAAAGATCATCTATTAGCATCCATACGAGCACAACAAGTTACCCAAGGCAGAAGTTCCTTCGTTGCCATGAAAAGAGATCTTTGAAGACTTAAAACCCAGATGATGCACCCAAAATgttatttaaaactttaaattAACATAAtagtttttgttttatttcaGCCAATTCCAGCAAAACTTTTTGTGCCCGAACCTGAAGTGGAACTAAAATTCAAAAGCTCCTATTCCAATATTCTTTTCAAACATTTTGGCTAGAACCAACATAGATTTCTGCTGTTGACTTTTTTTGGTTGATTCCCGTTCTCAGAGCAAGAACTTTCAGATGCATTTAGGGGCATTTCAAGTACTCAACCATTCAACAAGGATTAAAACAGGATGGAATTCTCTCTTTACGCATAGGGGAGGGTTTTCTACCTTTTTCTGGAACCAAATCTGCAAGCAGAGATGGCTTTTCCTTCCATTTTCTCCAGCAAGTCATTCTTGGAAGGACAAAGGTACTAAAATTCTACAAACACTTGACTTTGCTATAAGTAATCTTTAGAGGTAACATCACTAAAATTCTGCAACCATTTGACTTTGCTATAATGCAATCTTTTGAGTAACAAACACTCTTTAAAGTTTGTGGTATCTTATTAAAAAACCATGTTGaacattagatttcatatttattctatttacatgggtttcgatttctcaaaaccattaaaatgaccaaacagaattttcaaaaacagagTGCCAACATCAATGAAAATACAGCTTCTAACAGGAACTTCATTTCCATCAACGAGAATATTCCATAAGTTCTCAAGACATAAAAAAGCATATTTAAACCAACGTGGAAGTCAAAAGATGAAAGGTTGTGCTTGAGAGAGATCCATGAGCCATGATATTAGaatggtaaaaagaaaaaaaatttgaaatgatgaAACAGATATTCCAATTCACTAGCCCAAAAGTGGTAGCCCAGATATGTTGAATCAAGCACTACTGTGTAATTAGCGTGAAACAAGCACTACTGTTGCATCAAGCACTACTATGTAACTACTGGGAAATGAGAAGCTTAGACCTTTGTAGGAAATTGCTGAGTACAACCTGGTATAAATGCACCGAGTAGTGCTATAGCAAAATATTATTCTGCCGAAAGAGCCACAAGACTAGGTTATTACCTCAACAGTATGACTTCCATGGGAAGTTGAAGCCTTAATGTCCTTGTCAGACAATTTCAACAGTAGCTCGTTGATATTAAAATACTCAAGCAAAGAAGGATCCTCCTCGCCAACAACAATAGACAGTCAAGGATGTGGTTCCAACAATGAATCACACCCTATCCCAGCCTCAGTTGCGCAGTTTGTCATGACCATATTTTGGCCATCTGTCGAACCAGGTGAAGGAGAACTAGAGCCAGCAAGAGGAAGTGATAACGAAGAATTGTTTGCCGCATCATCATCCCAATCTTCTTCTCTAAATGGTGCTCCATGCTGTTCACCATTTTTTGGGCCTGgtctactatttttaaaaattttgcagaGCACAAATGCATCctgcaaaaagaaaagagaaaaatacacCCAACTCAGCTTGGGAACAAACAAAATTGGTCATGTTGGGGTTTCTTGTACACATGTTTAAAATGGGTTGTGGTTCTATATAGTACAAGAAGTTTCCTCTATAGCACAAATGGACAGTGGTTAACATTCAACTAACAAATATGGTTACAAAAAGGAGCATTtaaatgcatatacaaagcttctTTCTGATGTTTGAGATCAACCACAAACAACCTACATTAATACATatgtgcatgcacatacatactcGCTACGCAATACACATACATAAAATCAAAAGTGTCGCTTTACGGGTTCATGAGAcatccatgtatgtgtgtttcagcaATTTACATATTTGACCACAACCTGACAAAATCTGAACCACTACAAATGTACAATAGTTTAAAGCCTTCATTTTGATTGAAATCACTCATTCATTGAAATTTTACCTGTCAGAAGCTAAAAGTAAAGCAAGGAAAATTAACAAAATTTGTAGGCAGATAGGAACTCTGaccatcttttttttaaaaaacaacgTGAGTTGTGCTcataaataaactttatggtctATATATTCCTTTCtgggaaaaaaaaatctcatcatcATTCCCAACTGCAAACCTGACAACAATGGATTCGTTAACCTGGGTTTCAGTGGGGATATCAAGTTATATATTCTTCTCAATTTCAATCCTggttttctttttatatatttagACTGGAGTATAAAACAGGACTGGAGTTTTTGTATTTAGACTGGAGTATAAGCAGGACTTGTTgttaatgttgttgttgttgttgttattcttattataatattttgtttGGCATGTCATATTGTTAGGATTCATGATCAAAGTAATGGCATAAGCTTGATGGCAGCTGCCAACCAGATGCAACCCCTCTCCTTTATCTAGGCTGGCAACCAGATGCAACCAGAAAGTCTTCATTGGTTTGATTAATTCCATTATGTAAGTACTAAAACATCCTAAGCACTTCAAGAACAACTTATCACCAAACCAATGAAAATTACACAATTTATAAACAAAGATCAAAGAGCACTTCTAACAGGTCCCTAATAATCTGATCAAATACTTTCTTCATGGTCGCAACATATGAAACGAACTGTCCTCTTCAAGAGCAAGTCCCCTGAAACTCTTTTTATAGCAAAGAAACTTGCAGATCCTCACCTGAATGGAGTACATCTACATTTAAGAAAGCATCAAATAAATGAAAACTGCTTGCAAGAATCTAACAAAAGCATGATCTCTAGGAATCACACAGGCAAAAGactaagagaagaaggaaagacatGTACCCACGGTGGATAAATGCCTTGTGGAACTATGGACGAACTTGATAGACCAAATACTATGTAGATATAGCAGCATGTTAATAGCCACTGACATCACCTTCTGAAGTAATGGCACTGCTCGAGCTCGGTTCTTCATATTCACTCACCAAATCCGACATCTGCTCAAATTTGTCACCATCTCTGATCTGCCTGGGTTACAGATTCGGCATCAACTCAGACCTATCATCTCCGCTCATTGAAACCCACCACCGTCCcctcattgaaaactgaaaacccATCTCTCCTTAGTCGCAATCACTGAAAACCTCTGTCCTCATCCAACCTTCGATCATAGATGTCGCCCATTGCAATCTAATCAGGCCTAATCCATCCTCATTGTAGTCCCCACAAACCCATTAGGTTAGGCCATCGTCCAAATCTAACTGCCCCCAAAATCCTTTCCGCGACCACCATTAGAACCCCCTTGAACCTCTGCCACTACCTCTTCTCTATTGGAATCATCACATGCAAACCCGGAGAGCGAGGGAATGAGAAAGGGAGGGGGAGAGTGAGGGAATGAGAAAGGGGTTTTGACGGGcgtgagattgagattgagagagatagagaagagcgGCGAGGgagataaagggagagagagagagagagagagagagagagagagagagagagagagagagagagagagggacggacgtgagagggaatagggttgagtggagggaaatgtacatttcgtgagagggggaaaagggaatagggttgagtggagggaaatgtacatttcgtgagagggggaaaagaaaaaggcagtgCAGTTTTTTGCATTTTCGCTTGCTACGGTTCTACTACGGTTtttaaccgtagctaaaagcccaTATGACCGTAGCCATTGTACAATCCGTAATAGCCACTCCATCATTCACATTTCATGGGATCTGGACGGACGGCCTTGTcatgggctttgtggggtccatcttgatgcaatcaatatatccactccgtccattaattttgtaattttttttatagggagTGAACCTAACATCTAAGCAAATCGAAGGTCTAATagaaccacaccatcgatcaatggattaatctccactctttcctaccgtgtggtccacttgagctttcgatctacttctttttttgggttcttgccctaaaatactcttaaaaaacggatagacgtattagatggagaaCACACACTTTAATGGGCCttgtagagtcccttatggggtaTCCAAGGTTGTATGTAGGTATAGCAGAGTtggcctttagctacggtttagaCAGTAtcagctacggttttaagccgtagcaaaCTAGCTACGGTTTATAGCCGTAGCTAAAAACCCGAataatccgtagcctttggtcattttttttgcTAGTGATGGCTTCTTTTTGGAATGGAAAAACCTTATATATATAAGGTGAGTGCTGCAAACTCTAAGGCTTTTTATGATAGTAGAGATCTAtattgtatataacacataccttgtggcGAGCTCTTTCTAAGGTTTAAGCGGGaaaataagattgatccaaagatcaagtgggctaCTCAAAGTAGAATGGATTGAAAGTCTGCAATTGAAACCATtatggggtcatagaagttttggatcaatatgatatgtttttttttcttcgtcCAGGCCTGTGACATTATAaacaattggatggaaaataaatcgttatagtgggccctacgaatgtttttacggtgagaatcattgtccccactatttgtggtgtggtccacttgagctttggatatgactaatttgtgggctcatgctctaaaatgatctcgctaaatagatgaacggtttggatataatgaatacatctttgtgtggcccatgtaactttgatctcctttaaaccgttcgtacgacTCGGAGCTCGAGTAGCATCAGcgttcgtcttcgcacgacacgtgcacaccagccaggttggtggtgtgtggtacaccagccaatccgcttccattctaA harbors:
- the LOC131218472 gene encoding uncharacterized protein LOC131218472; this translates as MKNRARAVPLLQKSPDVYKAACNLLKDPTEQTGIDNFMVQQLDGTVNEWGWCKQKVSWLFLIYFYFIGVYDPSCWGIHFQGSHEDGCRSISPFEGKLLFCLTTSKIVHLGLSYKL